The uncultured Subdoligranulum sp. genomic sequence ACCAGCTTCATTGTGGCGCATCGTCTTTCCACCATCAAGAATGCCGACCAGATTCTCGTCATGAAGGCCGGCAACATCATCGAGCGCGGCACCCACGAGGACCTGCTGGCCAAGGGCGGGTTCTATGCCCAGCTGTATGAGAGCCAGTTTGCCAAAGCCTGACCGCTTTCCCTGTTTTGTAAGAATAAGAAGGAGAATACTATGAGTTCTGTCCAGATTCCCGAAAACTACAAAAGCCTTCTGGGGTTGTACGACACCCAGAAGGCCATCGGCCTGATCAAGACAATCTTTCAGGAAAAACTTTGTCTGGCACTGCACCTGAAACGGGTCACGGCACCGCTGTTCGTGCTGCACGGCAGCGGCCTCAACGATGACCTCAACGGTGTGGAGCGGCCTGTGGCCTTTGACGTACCCTGCCTGGACGAGCAGGCCGAGATTGTGCACAGCCTTGCCAAATGGAAGCGCTATGCCCTGTACAAGTACGGGTTCCGCCCCGGCCAGGGCCTGGTAACCGACATGAACGCCGTGCGCCGGGATGAGGAACTGGACAACCTGCACAGCATTTATGTGGACCAGTGGGACTGGGAGCGGGTGATCACCGCCCGCCAGCGCACCGCCGCCTTCCTGCAGGACACCGTTCGGGACATCGTGGACGCCGTGTGCGCCACCTCCGATGAACTGCGCTGGAAGTTCCCTGCCCTGAAAAAGATTCACCTGACCCGGGAAGTGACCTTCATCACCACCCAGGAGTTGGAGGATCTCTACCCCGACCTTACCCCCAAACAGCGGGAAAACGCCTTTGCCGAAAAGCACGGGACCATCTGCATCCAGCAGATCGGCGGCAAGCTGAAAAGCGGCAAGCCCCACGATGGACGCGCCCCCGACTACGACGACTGGACGCTGAACTGCGATATTCTGTTCTGGCACAAGCCGCTGGGCTGTGCGCTGGAACTTTCCAGCATGGGCATCCGGGTGGACGCCGACGCCCTGCGCCGCCAGCTGGACCTGGCGGGTTGCCCCCAGCGGGCGGAACTGCCCTTCCACAAGCTGCTGCTGGACGGCACCCTGCCGCTGACCATGGGCGGCGGCATCGGCCAGAGCCGGCTGTGCATGCTCCTGTTGGGGAAAGTACATGTGGGCGAGGTTCAGGTCAGCCTGTGGGATGCGGATACGGTGAACGCCTGCCGTGACGCTGGTGTGGATCTGCTGTAACCGCGAAAAAACAATAAAAAAGCACCGCGGCCCTGACGGGCCGCGGTGCTTTGCTGTTTGGAGCTAGCAACAGGAATCGAACCTGCAACCTGCTGATTACAAATCAGCTGCACTGCCAATTGTGCTATGCTAGCGGAACTTAGTTAGTATAGCACATTCGGAGTGGCGTTGTCAATCCTCATGGAGCGCCGTCAGCAGCGCCGCATAGTCCTGCAGCGTCAGCTGTTCGGGGCGGGCGCGCTTGTCCATGCCTGCCTTCTGCAAGGCGGCCAATACCTGGGCTTTGGGAAGTTTGAGACCGTTGGCGATGGCATTGGCCGCCGTCTTGCGCCGCTGGGAGAAGGCCGCGCGGATCAGCGCAAAGTAGGCACTCTCCTGCCCTTCCGGCAGTTCCACCGGCGGCTCTTGCCGCACATCCAGCCGGATAACCGCACTGGTCACGCTGGGCGCCGGATAGAAACTGCCCGGCTGCACCGTAAAGAGCATTTTGGGCTGGGCATAATAGGCCACCGCGTAGCTGATGGCGCCGGCCTCCCGGGTGCCAGGGGCGGCGCAGAGGCGCTGTGCAGCCTCCCTTTGCACCATGACAGTAATGTTCCGGATGGGGAGTTTTTCCTCCAGAAGGCGCATCAGAATGGGGCTGGTGATGTAATAGGGCAGATTAGCACAGACCGCCACCGGCTTGTCGCCGAACTCCTCCGCCAGCAGCGCCTTCAGGTCCACCTTGAGCACATCCTGCAGCACCAGCTTGAAATTGTCGTACCCGGCCATCGTTTCCGCCAGCAGCGGCGGGAGGCGCTTGTCCACCTCCACCGAAACCACCTTGTCAGCGCGCTTGCAGAGCTGTTCGGTGAGTACCCCGATGCCGGGGCCGATCTCCAGCACGCCCCAGCCGGGGCCGATCTCCGCCGCCTCCGCAATACGGGGGCAGATGCCCGGATTGATGATGAAGTTTTGGCCGAACCCCTTGGAGAGGGTGAAATCATACCGCGCACACAGGTCGCGGATGGTGGAAAGGTCGGTCAGATTGGGCACAGTATTCTTCCTTTCCCTGATCAGTTCTGCCCCGCCAGCGACATGGCGGCATTGACCGCTTTGCTGATCTGCGGGTCATTCTCGATGGTGAAGTCATAGTAGGCGCTCTGCTGGTCGGCGCTCAGCGCGGCATCCACGTCGGGGGTTAGACCGGTGTCATTCCAGGTCTGGCCTTCATTGTCCAGCAGCAGACCCACCGTGATGTAGGCCGCCGAACCGTCCGAGAAGCTCTGCGCATCGCTCATGACGACGCCCTTGCCCATGGTGGTGGTACCCACCAGGGTGGCCCCGCCCATCTTGCGCAGGGCATTGGCAAACAGTTCCGCACCGCCTGCCGTGCTGCCGTTCACCAGGCAGACCATGGGCAACGACACCTCGTTTTCGTCAGAGATGCGAAGATCGGTGGTGGTGCCATCCTTGTTTTCCTGCTGGGCAATCAGGCCCGAGGGGACGCAGTAATCCGCCGACACCAGCGCGGCGTTGAGGTTTTCGCCGGCATTGTCCCGCAGGTCAAACACATAGCAGGTGGCGCCCTGCTCCTTCAGGCTGTCCACCGCCGTCTTGAATTCGGTGGCGGTGCCGGTTCCGAAGGAGTCCATACGGATATACCCGCAGGTGCCGGCCGTCAGCTGGTAGGAAAGGGTGGGCGTATTGTAGTTGGTGTGCACCAGGTCCAGCGTCTGCTCCTGGCGGTCCGGCGTCAGGTAGGTAATCGTGGTGGTGGTGCCTTCCTCCCCCAGCAGCGCCGATGTGATGGTGGCGGTATCCCCCATCGTCTTGGTGGAAGTGCCGTTGATGGCTGTGATGAAGCCGCGCACTTCCAGGCCCTGCTCGCTGGCCGGAGAGCCGTCATAGACACGGATGATCCGCGCGTAGCCCGAGGAGGCATCGTTGACCACCGCCACGCCGATGCCGGTCAGCTTGCCGGAAGCCACACCCTGCATCTCGCTGTAGGCCTTGGCGCTGTAATAGCGGGCATACTTGTCGTTGATGCCCAGCATATATCCGGCGGCAATCGTATCGTTGAGGGTATCCTCATTGATGGTAAAATACTCATTGGCGCGCACAAAGCGGTCGATCTCCGAGAGTTTGTTGTACTGCCGTTCCTTGTTCTTGACGCTGGACACGGTAGAGTTGAACATATTCATCGAAATGACCATCGTAAGCGAAAAGGTCACCGCCATTGCGATCAGCGCAATGGTGGCAGCAACGCCCAGACTGATTTTTTTACTCATGGGTCAGACGGCTCCTTACTGTTTGGTGACCGCCTCAGGCGGCGTAGGACAACGAGAACAGAATGGTGCTGAACAGACTCAACACCATCATGGCTGCGAACACAAGACAGAAAATGCGCACAGCCGTTTTATGCTTCTGCGGTTTCATGGATAGCTCCCTCCTCCGCGACTAGTGCGGGATCCAGTTGACGACGTTGGTCAGCACGCCGTTGATCTTCATTTCCAGATGCAGGTGGTTGCCGGTAGAATAGCCGGTAGAGCCCACATAACCGATGACCTGGCCTTTGGTGACACTCTGCCCGGCGCTGACGATGGGAGTGCTGATCATATGGGCGTAGAGCGTGGAGTAGGTGTTGCCCTGGTCGTCCTTGCCGTGGTAGATCTGCACGTAGTTGCCCCAGCTGTAATGATAGGTGGCGTCGGTGACGATGCCATCTGCAATGGCATAAATTTCGGTGCCGCCGGGGGCCGCGAAGTCGGTGCCGCGGTGACCGCCGGTGCCGAACACGCAGGAGATGTACTTGTAGGAAGGCAGGGCCGGGCCGAAGCTCAGCGAGCAGGTCAGCGCCGCACTGCTGTACTTGTTGACCTGCGCATTCAGGTAGGCATCCAGCTGGGCGGCGGCCTCATCCAGATTTTTCCGGGCCTGCTCCTCCTCGACCTTCAGCGCCTCTTCTTTTGCCTCCGCATCCGAGATGGTCTGGTCCTGCTGCTGGATACTGGTCTGCAGTTCGGACTTCTTGCTGTCCAGCTGGCTGTTCTGGTCTTCCAGGTCGGCCTGGTTGGCTTCCAGCTCCGCCTTGGCATTCTCCAGTTCGGTGCGCTGGTTTTCCAGCTCCTGGCGCTGGGTTTCGATCTGCTGGCAGATCTCCTTATCCTTGCTGGAGATCTGCTCCAGGGATTCGGCGAAAGTCAGCAGCTGATAGAGGTTGTTGGCGCTGGAAAGCAGCGCGATGGAGCCGCCGTCGTTGAGCATCTGCATGGCGCCCAGGCGCTCCTTGAAACCGGCCCAGCGCTCATCGTATTCGGCCTGCTTGACATCCACTTCCGCCTGCTTCTCGTCGATTTCCAGCTGCTTGTTGTTGATGTCCTCCTCAACCTGGGCAATGGACTTCTGCAGCAGGCCGATCTGGGTGGTGATGACCTCGGTCTGCTGCTGGTACTGCTCCTTCAGGTCCTCGGCGTTGGCTTTTTTGGCCTGGTTGTCCTTGATTTTTTGCTGGATTTCCTCCAGTTCCTGCTGGGCGGCGTCTTTCTGCGCCTGCAGTTCGGATTTTTTATCGTCCGCCAGTGTCATGGTGTTGGTGGAGACCGTTATGCTCACAACCATCGCCACCGCCAACGTCATGGACACGGCGCGTTTGATCAGCGGTGAAATTCTCTTCATGGTTCGTTCCGTCCTGTTTGCTCACACATTCAGATGTTTACGGATACTGGTGGCCGTACCGATGCCGCACAGCACAAAACCCAGCAGCGCGAAGCCGCCCACAATGTAATACCACACATCGGTGAGGGGCACCAGCTGGCCGCCGAACATCTGGGAAAGGGTGCTGGGATTCTCGGCGTACCAGCGGCAGAGCGCGTAGTAGGCGCCGCACACCACGCCGGAGGCGATGGCCGCCGCGATCAGGCCGGAGGTGACACCCTCCACAAAGAAGGGGAACCGGATGAAGCCGTTGGTGGCGCCCACCAGCTTCATGATGCCGATCTCCTTGCGGCGGTTGAAGACCGTGATTTTGATGGTGTTGTTGATGACCACAATGCTGACGATGGCCAGCACGCCCACCACCACGTAGCAGGCGTAACTGATGGTGCGCTGCAGCGACACGAAGATGTTGGACAGATCCAGCGGCGCATTGACGCGGTAGACGCCGTCGATCTGTTCCAGCTGCTGCTTCACGGCGGGGATGTTGTCGGGGCTGTCCACCACCACCCGGTAGTTGGGATAGAACGGGTTGTCATTGGCAAAGGCGGACTGCAGGTCGATGTAGTCGGACAGCATATCGCTGTAGATGGAAAGCACTTCCTGGGGCGATACGTAGGTAACCCCCACCACATGCTCGGTGCTGCGGATGGCGGAATCCGCTGCGGCGATCTGGTCCTCGGTGGCGTCCAGGTTCATGTAGACGACGGTCTCGTTCTGGTCGCCGATGTAGGCCACCATGGCGTCAATGTTGACGCCCAGCAGATACGCCGCACCGATCAGCAGCATGCAGACCGTCAGCACGCCCATCGAGGCAAAGGTCATCAGCCGGTTGGCCCGCAGATTGTGCAGGCCCTGACCGACCAGGTATGTAAAACTGGAAAAACGCATGTTGTTCCCCTCTTGGTTCTGTTATGGGTTATTCGTCGTCGTATTCCTCGCGGCTGCGGGCTGCCACCTTGGCGGCATAGCGACGCGCCACCTCCGGGTGGGCGGTATCGGATGCCACCATACCGTCCGCCAGTGTGATGACGCGATTGTTGTATTTGGCCGCCAGCTTGTGGACCAGCTCGTGCTCGTGGGTAACGACCACCACCGTGATGTTGACCTTGTTGATGGCCTCAAACAGCTGCATGATATCCAGCGACATTTCCGGGTCGATGTTGCCGGTGGGCTCGTCCGCGATGATGATCTTGGGGCCGTGGGCCAGGGCGCGGGCCACCGCCACACGCTGCTGCTCGCCGCCGGAAAGCTCATCGGGCAGGCGGTCCATCTTGTCCTCCAGGCCCACCAGCGACAGGGCAAAGGGCACGCGGGCCTTGATCTTCTTGGTGGAGATGTTGGTCACCCGCATGGCAAAGGCCACATTCTCGTAGACCGTCATGGTGGGGATCAGGCGGAAGTCCTGGAACACCACACCCATCTGACGGCGCAGGTAGGGCACCTTGCGCCGCTTGATCCTGGTCAGGTCCTGTCCGTTGATGAAGACCTTGCCCTCGGTGGGCTTCTCCTCCATCTGGATCAGCTTCAGGAAGGTGGATTTGCCTGCACCGGAGTGGCCCAGAATGAAGACAAACTCGCCTTCATCGATGTGAATATTGATATCCTCGAGGGCCACATTCTCGTCATTGTGGGTCTCGTAGGTCTTGGAAACATGCTCAAAATCGATCATTGATGAACTCCTGTTGACTTGCTACGTCCGGGTTATGGTTACAGTCATACATTTATAAGGATACCATGCTGTGCAGGTTCGGTCAAGGGTTTGCCCCCGTATAAAACCGTGAAAATTGTGGGAACTTTCTCCACACTTTTTCATGCAACAAGACAGAACCGCGCCGTCACAGCCTTTCCGGCTGCCCGGGCGCGGTCCTCATTTTTTATTCGTATTACCGAAGATTTCTCAATCCCTTGGGATAGTGGTTCTTGATGCGGCCACCGCTGACCTTCCCCGCTCCCAGCGGGAAGCCGTCCACGCAGACCGCGCACCATCCGCTGTCTGCGTCGCGGGCCTCGATCTCCTCGCCACGCAGCCAGGCCTCGGTGCGGGGATCCTCCCGGGTCAGGTTTTCCCGGTTGGTGCATCGGGCTCCATAGGCCATGAAAAGCGCATGGGCGGGCTGGAACCGCTTTTTGACCACACTGCCTGCCAGCACACCGCCGCGGACCAGCCGCAGCTTGCCCAGCGGCAGTTCCTCGCCGCCCGCGGGCGGCAGCAGCAGCCAGTCCCCTGCCGTCGTCACCGGCCGCTGTGCCAGTTCCGGGAAGTAGGTCCGGGCAAAATCCGTCCATTCGGACGGCACTTTCGGAGCCCGCGGCGGCTTGCCGCGGCCCGGGGCGGCCGGTTCCGCCGCCGGGGATTTCTGCAGTTTGGCCATGAAATGCCCCTCCCCGCCGTCCGCCGGCCAGATGCGGCGGCACCGCCGGGCGTCAAAGCCCTCGGGGGCACGGTTGGCCTCCCCGGGGCGGCCGAAACCGCACCCCGACAGGTCACAGAGGGAAAACTCGGGATGGCGGGCCAGGAAGGCCGCCATCTGCCCCTCATCCTCCTGGGGGGCAAAGGTGCAGGTGGAGTAGACGAGGATGCCCCCCGGCGCCAGCAGCGCCGCCGCGTTCTCCAGGATCTCGGCGCCCAGTGCGGCACAGTGCTCCACCAGCGCTTCATTATGCTGGGTGGCGGCCACTGCCTCCTTGCGGAACATGCCTTCCCCGGAACAGGGCGCGTCCACCAGCACCCGGTCAAACCGGCCGGGCCAGGCGGCGGCCAGGCGGGCGGTGTCCTCGTTGGTGATGAGGGCGTTGGTCACCCCCATCCGCTCCAGGTTCTGGCGCAGCACTTCGGCCCGCGCCGCCACATACTCGTTGGCCACCAGAAGGCCCTGACCCTGCAGCGCCGCCGCCAGCTGGCTGGTCTTGCCCCCCGGTGCGGCGCACAGGTCCGCCACCCGCATGCCGGGCTGCACATCCAGCAGCGCCGCCGGGGCGCTGGCGCTGGGTTCCTGGGCGTAGAACACCCCGGCATGGTGCCAGGGATGACGCCCGGGACGCCATCCGGCTTCGGTGGTGAAGGCCGCAGGACAGAACGGCGACGCTTCCACGGCAAAATCCGCATGGTCTTTGAGCCAGTCCGGCGTGCAGCGCAGCGTGTTGACGGTGATGCCCCGGGCCGGTTCCGGCGTGGCATAGCGGTAGAGTTCCTCGAAGCGCTCCCCCAGCAGGGCACGCTCCCGCGCGGCAAAGTCGGCGGGGAATTCCATCTTGTATCCTCCCTTGCATAAACAGGCCATGACCGGGCAAACTACCAGTGCGGCCACAAAACCGCAAGATCGTTTTTTACTTGCGAAAGGAGTAACCTCTCATGGCAAAGAATCAGACGAACAACACGACCAACCGCACCACCAACACCACCAATGGCACCCAGAAAAAGACCACCAACGGTACCCAGCAGCGCAGCACCAACCGCACCACCAGCGCGACCGAGAGCAAGAACTGCAAGTGATTTTCCGGTGCACCGCTGATACGGTGCAGAAAAGGCTCCGGCCCCCGCAAA encodes the following:
- a CDS encoding RsmB/NOP family class I SAM-dependent RNA methyltransferase, whose protein sequence is MEFPADFAARERALLGERFEELYRYATPEPARGITVNTLRCTPDWLKDHADFAVEASPFCPAAFTTEAGWRPGRHPWHHAGVFYAQEPSASAPAALLDVQPGMRVADLCAAPGGKTSQLAAALQGQGLLVANEYVAARAEVLRQNLERMGVTNALITNEDTARLAAAWPGRFDRVLVDAPCSGEGMFRKEAVAATQHNEALVEHCAALGAEILENAAALLAPGGILVYSTCTFAPQEDEGQMAAFLARHPEFSLCDLSGCGFGRPGEANRAPEGFDARRCRRIWPADGGEGHFMAKLQKSPAAEPAAPGRGKPPRAPKVPSEWTDFARTYFPELAQRPVTTAGDWLLLPPAGGEELPLGKLRLVRGGVLAGSVVKKRFQPAHALFMAYGARCTNRENLTREDPRTEAWLRGEEIEARDADSGWCAVCVDGFPLGAGKVSGGRIKNHYPKGLRNLR
- a CDS encoding peptidoglycan DD-metalloendopeptidase family protein, which produces MKRISPLIKRAVSMTLAVAMVVSITVSTNTMTLADDKKSELQAQKDAAQQELEEIQQKIKDNQAKKANAEDLKEQYQQQTEVITTQIGLLQKSIAQVEEDINNKQLEIDEKQAEVDVKQAEYDERWAGFKERLGAMQMLNDGGSIALLSSANNLYQLLTFAESLEQISSKDKEICQQIETQRQELENQRTELENAKAELEANQADLEDQNSQLDSKKSELQTSIQQQDQTISDAEAKEEALKVEEEQARKNLDEAAAQLDAYLNAQVNKYSSAALTCSLSFGPALPSYKYISCVFGTGGHRGTDFAAPGGTEIYAIADGIVTDATYHYSWGNYVQIYHGKDDQGNTYSTLYAHMISTPIVSAGQSVTKGQVIGYVGSTGYSTGNHLHLEMKINGVLTNVVNWIPH
- the ftsE gene encoding cell division ATP-binding protein FtsE, with product MIDFEHVSKTYETHNDENVALEDINIHIDEGEFVFILGHSGAGKSTFLKLIQMEEKPTEGKVFINGQDLTRIKRRKVPYLRRQMGVVFQDFRLIPTMTVYENVAFAMRVTNISTKKIKARVPFALSLVGLEDKMDRLPDELSGGEQQRVAVARALAHGPKIIIADEPTGNIDPEMSLDIMQLFEAINKVNITVVVVTHEHELVHKLAAKYNNRVITLADGMVASDTAHPEVARRYAAKVAARSREEYDDE
- the ftsX gene encoding permease-like cell division protein FtsX; translation: MRFSSFTYLVGQGLHNLRANRLMTFASMGVLTVCMLLIGAAYLLGVNIDAMVAYIGDQNETVVYMNLDATEDQIAAADSAIRSTEHVVGVTYVSPQEVLSIYSDMLSDYIDLQSAFANDNPFYPNYRVVVDSPDNIPAVKQQLEQIDGVYRVNAPLDLSNIFVSLQRTISYACYVVVGVLAIVSIVVINNTIKITVFNRRKEIGIMKLVGATNGFIRFPFFVEGVTSGLIAAAIASGVVCGAYYALCRWYAENPSTLSQMFGGQLVPLTDVWYYIVGGFALLGFVLCGIGTATSIRKHLNV
- the asnA gene encoding aspartate--ammonia ligase; this encodes MSSVQIPENYKSLLGLYDTQKAIGLIKTIFQEKLCLALHLKRVTAPLFVLHGSGLNDDLNGVERPVAFDVPCLDEQAEIVHSLAKWKRYALYKYGFRPGQGLVTDMNAVRRDEELDNLHSIYVDQWDWERVITARQRTAAFLQDTVRDIVDAVCATSDELRWKFPALKKIHLTREVTFITTQELEDLYPDLTPKQRENAFAEKHGTICIQQIGGKLKSGKPHDGRAPDYDDWTLNCDILFWHKPLGCALELSSMGIRVDADALRRQLDLAGCPQRAELPFHKLLLDGTLPLTMGGGIGQSRLCMLLLGKVHVGEVQVSLWDADTVNACRDAGVDLL
- the rsmA gene encoding 16S rRNA (adenine(1518)-N(6)/adenine(1519)-N(6))-dimethyltransferase RsmA, with product MPNLTDLSTIRDLCARYDFTLSKGFGQNFIINPGICPRIAEAAEIGPGWGVLEIGPGIGVLTEQLCKRADKVVSVEVDKRLPPLLAETMAGYDNFKLVLQDVLKVDLKALLAEEFGDKPVAVCANLPYYITSPILMRLLEEKLPIRNITVMVQREAAQRLCAAPGTREAGAISYAVAYYAQPKMLFTVQPGSFYPAPSVTSAVIRLDVRQEPPVELPEGQESAYFALIRAAFSQRRKTAANAIANGLKLPKAQVLAALQKAGMDKRARPEQLTLQDYAALLTALHED
- a CDS encoding S41 family peptidase, translating into MSKKISLGVAATIALIAMAVTFSLTMVISMNMFNSTVSSVKNKERQYNKLSEIDRFVRANEYFTINEDTLNDTIAAGYMLGINDKYARYYSAKAYSEMQGVASGKLTGIGVAVVNDASSGYARIIRVYDGSPASEQGLEVRGFITAINGTSTKTMGDTATITSALLGEEGTTTTITYLTPDRQEQTLDLVHTNYNTPTLSYQLTAGTCGYIRMDSFGTGTATEFKTAVDSLKEQGATCYVFDLRDNAGENLNAALVSADYCVPSGLIAQQENKDGTTTDLRISDENEVSLPMVCLVNGSTAGGAELFANALRKMGGATLVGTTTMGKGVVMSDAQSFSDGSAAYITVGLLLDNEGQTWNDTGLTPDVDAALSADQQSAYYDFTIENDPQISKAVNAAMSLAGQN